Proteins encoded together in one Synechococcus sp. A15-62 window:
- a CDS encoding NifU family protein → MSTETMALTLENVEKVLDELRPFLMADGGNVEVVELDGPIVKVRLQGACGSCPSSTMTLKMGIERKMRESIPEVSEVVQVL, encoded by the coding sequence ATGAGCACTGAAACCATGGCCCTCACGCTTGAGAACGTGGAGAAGGTGCTGGATGAGCTGCGCCCCTTCCTGATGGCCGACGGCGGCAACGTTGAAGTGGTGGAACTGGACGGCCCGATCGTGAAAGTGCGCCTGCAGGGAGCCTGCGGCAGCTGCCCCAGCAGCACGATGACCTTGAAGATGGGCATCGAACGCAAGATGCGCGAGTCGATCCCTGAAGTGAGTGAAGTGGTGCAGGTGCTCTGA
- a CDS encoding DUF4079 domain-containing protein, with product MTITDWLWILHPALAVVLIYPLIGMVVRLAWQTRQRRVAQVKHPPMVGRDHSDLGRWLAAGVVLLVLIALTVAIATKAPPADFSGGAGRAIQLSIVLLGTGASLVALLRSKAAALRLSFSLITWIGVLTLGAQPEVWRLSDDPLSPAFWQSHYWAGVAVTGLMLFSLAARPEILRDLRLRRLHVTASVLAALLFVMQGITGTRDLLEIPLSWQKPAVYACDFDLQRCP from the coding sequence GTGACCATCACTGATTGGCTCTGGATTCTTCATCCCGCCCTTGCGGTTGTTCTGATCTATCCCCTCATCGGGATGGTGGTGCGTCTGGCCTGGCAGACCCGTCAGAGGCGTGTTGCCCAGGTGAAACATCCACCGATGGTGGGCCGCGATCACAGTGATCTGGGCCGTTGGCTCGCGGCGGGTGTGGTGCTTCTGGTGCTGATCGCCTTGACCGTGGCCATCGCCACCAAGGCACCACCAGCTGATTTCTCTGGCGGCGCTGGTCGTGCCATCCAGCTGAGCATCGTGCTGCTGGGTACGGGGGCGAGCCTGGTCGCTCTTTTGCGAAGCAAAGCTGCTGCCCTGCGCCTCAGCTTCAGCTTGATCACCTGGATTGGCGTGCTCACGCTCGGAGCGCAGCCGGAGGTGTGGCGTCTATCGGATGATCCCCTTTCGCCTGCGTTCTGGCAGTCCCATTACTGGGCTGGTGTTGCGGTCACCGGTCTGATGCTGTTTTCCCTGGCGGCCCGGCCTGAGATCCTTCGGGACCTTCGCCTGCGCCGGTTGCACGTCACAGCCTCGGTGCTGGCGGCGCTGCTTTTTGTGATGCAGGGCATCACCGGCACAAGAGATCTGCTGGAGATTCCCTTGAGTTGGCAAAAACCTGCGGTCTATGCCTGCGACTTTGATTTGCAACGTTGTCCCTGA
- a CDS encoding multidrug efflux SMR transporter, whose translation MSNPWTLLLLAISAEVIGTSCLRLSEGMTRPLPTLLVFSAYALAMVLLSKVVLSIPLGITYALWSGIGTVVIVLVGRFAYGQMLQPAQLIGIALITAGVVLVNLGE comes from the coding sequence ATGAGCAATCCATGGACCCTGCTGCTGCTAGCGATCAGCGCTGAGGTGATCGGCACCTCCTGCCTGCGCTTGTCGGAAGGCATGACACGACCACTGCCCACCCTGCTGGTGTTCAGCGCCTACGCCCTGGCGATGGTCCTGCTCTCAAAGGTGGTGCTGAGCATTCCCCTGGGAATCACTTATGCCCTCTGGAGCGGCATCGGCACCGTGGTGATCGTGCTGGTGGGGCGCTTTGCCTATGGCCAGATGCTTCAGCCCGCCCAATTGATCGGCATCGCTTTGATCACGGCCGGCGTTGTCTTGGTGAATCTCGGGGAATGA
- a CDS encoding malate:quinone oxidoreductase, producing MQHDGSFNPEARYDAVLVGAGIMSATLAALLHELDPQLRILLVERLEAPALESSAAVNNAGTGHAANCELNYTPIQADGTVATAKAVAINTSFERSLEFWSSLQERGDLDTSSFLHQAAHISAVWTPENIAFLRQRFSQLKDLPAFARMRWSEDQSELTEWMPLVMAGRDLKQPVAATRIDRGTDVDFGSLTRAYLMPLQQSGALSVEYGTQVHDLKRLRRSDMTEADWSLVLKGPSGKKEVRAPFVFLGAGGGALPLLQRSGIPEAADFAGFPVSGLWLVCGDAQLADRQQAKVYGKAAVGAPPMSVPHLDTRWIDGKRSLLFGPFAGFSSKFLKQGSLLDLPASVRATNLVPMLQVGATNFELVQYLINQLRQSPAERHEALQQFMPTARAEDWTLSVAGQRVQIIKRSKQGGRLQLGTEVVASGDGSLAALLGASPGASTAVTIMLEVLQRCFKQRLDSEAWQQRLQALLPSIHDDPQQDPQVLNRMRERSDALLGLTA from the coding sequence GTGCAGCACGACGGTTCGTTCAACCCAGAGGCCCGCTACGACGCCGTGCTGGTGGGCGCCGGAATCATGAGCGCCACCCTGGCGGCGCTGCTGCATGAACTTGACCCGCAGCTGCGGATTCTTCTGGTGGAGCGCCTCGAGGCGCCTGCTCTGGAGAGCAGCGCAGCGGTCAACAATGCCGGCACCGGTCATGCCGCCAACTGCGAGCTGAACTACACCCCGATCCAGGCGGATGGCACCGTCGCGACGGCCAAAGCTGTGGCCATCAATACCTCGTTTGAACGCAGCCTTGAGTTCTGGAGCTCGCTGCAGGAGCGGGGCGACCTCGACACCAGCAGCTTCCTCCATCAGGCGGCTCACATCAGTGCCGTTTGGACGCCGGAGAACATTGCCTTTCTGCGTCAGCGCTTCAGCCAGCTGAAGGATCTGCCGGCCTTTGCGCGGATGCGCTGGAGCGAAGACCAGAGCGAGCTCACCGAATGGATGCCCCTGGTGATGGCGGGCCGCGATCTCAAGCAGCCGGTGGCGGCCACCCGGATTGATCGGGGCACCGATGTGGATTTCGGCAGCCTCACCCGGGCTTATCTGATGCCGTTGCAGCAGAGCGGAGCGCTCAGCGTGGAGTACGGCACCCAGGTGCACGACCTCAAACGTCTGCGTCGTAGCGACATGACCGAGGCCGACTGGAGCTTGGTGCTCAAAGGGCCCTCGGGCAAAAAGGAAGTGCGAGCTCCTTTCGTTTTTCTGGGTGCCGGTGGGGGTGCCCTGCCGCTGCTGCAACGCTCTGGGATTCCGGAGGCGGCTGATTTCGCAGGCTTCCCGGTAAGTGGCCTTTGGCTCGTCTGTGGTGATGCCCAGCTGGCCGACCGTCAGCAGGCCAAGGTGTACGGCAAGGCGGCGGTGGGAGCTCCACCGATGTCGGTGCCCCATCTCGACACCCGCTGGATCGATGGCAAGCGGTCGCTGCTGTTCGGTCCTTTCGCGGGCTTCAGCAGCAAGTTCCTCAAGCAGGGTTCCCTGTTGGATCTGCCTGCGTCCGTGCGCGCCACCAATCTGGTGCCGATGCTGCAGGTGGGCGCCACCAACTTCGAACTGGTGCAGTACCTCATCAATCAGCTGCGCCAGAGCCCTGCGGAGCGGCATGAGGCGCTGCAGCAGTTCATGCCCACCGCCCGCGCCGAAGACTGGACTCTCTCGGTGGCGGGCCAGCGGGTGCAGATCATCAAACGGAGCAAGCAGGGCGGACGGCTGCAGCTGGGAACCGAGGTGGTGGCCTCCGGTGATGGCTCCCTGGCGGCGCTGCTGGGGGCCTCCCCAGGGGCGAGCACAGCGGTGACGATCATGTTGGAGGTGCTGCAGCGCTGCTTTAAGCAACGGCTCGATAGCGAGGCCTGGCAGCAACGCCTGCAAGCGCTGTTGCCCAGCATCCATGACGACCCCCAGCAGGATCCGCAGGTGTTGAACCGGATGCGGGAACGCAGCGATGCCTTGCTTGGGCTCACCGCCTAA
- a CDS encoding glycosyltransferase: MSLLLLLWPLALIQRPEAESPLWARRSLILLISALTLRYLHWRCTASLNLNTAVSTSLSGLLLLAEGWLLITGLLPLWLAWRRFPDRRRDIQKRHRDWQASEWRPHVDILVPTYGEPLAVLQRSLLGCTQQSYPHTSVLVLDDSGREEVKRLAQQLGCRYMHRSERLHAKAGNLNAGLSQCHGELVAVFDADFIPQQRFLEHGIGFLLDPDVALLQTPQSFINADPVMRNLRMESWLLPDEESFYRWIEPVRDGWGAVVCAGTAFVVRRRALDGIGGFVEGALSEDYVTGIALRAQGWKLLYLQQKLSAGLAAESMEDFVQQRQRWANGTLQSLRLPHGPLRACGLSPGQKLAYLEGVIHWLNNLPRLVLMLMPLSYGLLGVAPILLDQRAIIELMLPLWGTVLLSIGWLNRNSRSALLTELTSWVLTVPLVVSLIWNVLGSSVGFRVTPKHRQRSRGGWSWFLALPLIVLSLFNLANLLGLVQQLMLAGWDGVGPLQLGLVWAGLNLLGTLIALRACWNPPQSDPSPWLSLDHAANVIDSGGHCHPCRITAISESGVELAFATKVPPLMNSSQLQWTAAIPPLPVVMLQIQERQAALNWGNLSQQQQHSLIRWLFCSDGVWPDRRPRQEVLGLLMLLKRLLFGGPTPQVFDRSLVPRLP, translated from the coding sequence GTGAGCCTGCTGCTGCTGCTCTGGCCGTTGGCGCTGATCCAGCGGCCGGAAGCGGAGTCTCCGCTGTGGGCCCGACGCAGCCTGATCCTGTTGATCAGCGCTCTGACCCTTCGTTATCTGCACTGGCGCTGCACCGCCAGCCTCAATCTCAACACCGCTGTTTCCACCAGCCTCAGCGGCCTTTTGCTGCTGGCGGAAGGCTGGCTGCTGATCACCGGTCTGCTGCCACTGTGGCTGGCCTGGCGCCGCTTCCCGGATCGACGTCGGGACATCCAAAAACGCCATCGGGACTGGCAGGCCTCGGAGTGGAGGCCCCATGTGGACATCCTCGTACCCACCTACGGCGAGCCGCTGGCAGTGCTGCAACGCTCGCTTCTGGGCTGCACGCAGCAGAGCTATCCCCACACCAGTGTTTTGGTGCTGGATGACTCTGGCCGTGAGGAGGTGAAGCGCCTAGCCCAACAACTGGGCTGTCGCTACATGCATCGTTCCGAACGCCTGCACGCCAAGGCGGGCAACCTCAACGCCGGGCTGAGCCAATGTCATGGCGAGCTGGTGGCGGTGTTCGATGCGGACTTCATCCCTCAGCAACGGTTCCTGGAACACGGCATCGGCTTTCTGCTGGACCCCGATGTGGCCCTGCTGCAGACGCCGCAGTCGTTCATTAATGCCGATCCGGTGATGCGCAACCTGCGGATGGAGTCGTGGCTGCTGCCGGATGAGGAGAGCTTCTATCGCTGGATCGAACCGGTACGGGACGGCTGGGGAGCCGTGGTCTGTGCCGGCACAGCCTTCGTGGTGCGGCGGCGCGCCCTGGATGGGATCGGTGGCTTCGTCGAGGGTGCTTTGTCGGAGGACTACGTCACCGGCATTGCCCTGCGTGCGCAGGGATGGAAGCTGCTGTACCTCCAGCAGAAGCTCAGTGCTGGGCTGGCCGCCGAGTCCATGGAGGACTTCGTGCAACAGCGGCAACGCTGGGCCAACGGCACCCTGCAAAGTTTGAGACTGCCCCATGGCCCGCTACGGGCTTGTGGCCTCAGCCCCGGCCAGAAGCTGGCCTACCTGGAGGGCGTCATTCATTGGCTCAACAACCTGCCGAGGTTGGTGCTGATGCTGATGCCGCTGAGCTACGGGCTGCTTGGTGTCGCACCAATCCTGCTGGATCAGCGAGCCATCATTGAATTGATGCTGCCCCTGTGGGGAACGGTGCTGCTCAGCATCGGCTGGCTGAACCGCAACAGCCGCTCAGCCCTGCTGACCGAACTGACCAGCTGGGTACTCACCGTTCCGCTGGTGGTGAGCCTGATCTGGAATGTCCTCGGTTCCTCCGTTGGATTCCGGGTCACCCCCAAGCATCGCCAGCGATCCCGGGGCGGCTGGTCATGGTTTCTGGCGCTTCCCCTGATCGTGCTCAGCCTGTTCAACCTGGCGAATCTGCTGGGGCTCGTGCAGCAGCTGATGCTCGCAGGCTGGGACGGAGTCGGACCGCTTCAGCTGGGGCTGGTCTGGGCTGGACTGAACCTGTTGGGAACCCTCATCGCTCTTCGCGCCTGCTGGAATCCTCCCCAGAGCGATCCCTCCCCCTGGCTCAGCCTGGACCACGCCGCGAATGTGATTGATTCCGGGGGCCATTGCCATCCATGTCGGATCACCGCCATCAGTGAAAGCGGTGTGGAGCTGGCCTTCGCCACAAAGGTTCCGCCCCTGATGAACAGCAGCCAGCTGCAGTGGACAGCAGCCATCCCGCCTCTACCGGTTGTGATGCTGCAGATCCAAGAACGGCAGGCGGCCTTGAACTGGGGCAACCTGAGCCAACAGCAACAACACAGCCTGATCCGCTGGTTGTTCTGCAGTGATGGGGTATGGCCGGACCGGCGCCCCAGACAGGAAGTGTTGGGACTACTGATGCTGCTGAAACGGTTGCTCTTCGGGGGCCCAACTCCCCAAGTTTTCGACCGTTCCCTGGTTCCACGTCTTCCCTGA
- a CDS encoding gamma-glutamylcyclotransferase, with protein MKRLFVYGSLKSNGSAHNLLKGAQRDRDGIVDGFIEIQHRGYPMLQRGNGGISGEVYWVPEPCWPALDDWEDVPEVYQRSSVTLRDGRSVLLYEAA; from the coding sequence CTGAAGCGCCTCTTCGTCTACGGATCACTCAAAAGCAACGGCAGCGCCCATAACCTGCTGAAGGGCGCTCAACGAGACCGTGACGGCATCGTTGACGGGTTCATCGAGATCCAGCACCGGGGCTATCCGATGCTGCAACGGGGCAATGGGGGCATCTCAGGAGAGGTGTATTGGGTGCCCGAGCCCTGTTGGCCCGCCTTGGATGATTGGGAGGACGTCCCTGAGGTGTATCAACGCAGCAGCGTGACCCTCAGGGATGGCCGCAGCGTTTTGCTCTATGAAGCGGCGTAG
- the lepA gene encoding translation elongation factor 4 — translation MTDAPVSRIRNFCIIAHIDHGKSTLADRLLQDTGTVANRDMQDQFLDNMDLERERGITIKLQAARMNYTAADGEEYVLNLIDTPGHVDFSYEVSRSLQACEGALLVVDASQGVEAQTLANVYLALDNDLEIIPVLNKIDLPGADPDRIKEEVEAIIGLDCDNAIPCSAKTGLGVPEILQAVVDRVPPPKDAVEEPTKALIFDSYYDPYRGVIVYFRVMSGRINCKDKVLLMASKKTYELDEIGIMAPDQKKVDELHAGEVGYLAASIKAVADARVGDTITLVNAPADEALPGYTEAKPMVFCGLFPTEADQYPDLRDALDKLQLSDAALKYEPETSSAMGFGFRCGFLGLLHMEIVQERLEREYDLDLIVTAPSVIYKVNMIDGSEVMVDNPATLPDPQKRESIEEPYVRMEIYAPNEYNGALMGLCQERRGDYVDMKYITTDRVTLIYELPLAEVVTDFFDQMKTRTQGYASMEYSLIGYRKNQLVRLDVLINGERADALTTIVHQDKAYNVGKALVEKLKELIPRQQFKIPIQASIGSRIIASTSISAIRKDVLAKCYGGDISRKKKLLKKQAKGKKRMKAMGKVDVPQEAFMAVLKLNDGGGN, via the coding sequence ATGACCGACGCCCCCGTCTCACGGATCCGCAACTTCTGCATCATTGCCCATATCGACCACGGCAAGTCGACCCTGGCCGATCGCTTGCTGCAGGACACGGGCACCGTGGCCAACCGGGACATGCAGGACCAGTTCCTGGACAACATGGATCTGGAGCGGGAGCGGGGGATCACGATCAAGCTCCAGGCCGCCCGGATGAACTACACGGCGGCCGATGGCGAGGAGTACGTCCTCAACCTGATCGACACGCCTGGCCACGTCGACTTCTCCTATGAGGTGAGCCGCAGCCTGCAGGCCTGTGAAGGGGCGCTGCTGGTGGTGGATGCCAGCCAGGGCGTGGAAGCCCAGACCCTGGCCAACGTGTACCTGGCGCTGGACAACGATCTCGAGATCATCCCAGTGCTCAACAAGATCGATCTCCCCGGGGCGGATCCGGATCGGATCAAGGAGGAAGTGGAGGCGATCATCGGCCTTGATTGCGACAACGCCATTCCCTGTTCGGCCAAAACAGGCCTTGGTGTGCCCGAGATCCTGCAGGCGGTGGTGGATCGGGTCCCCCCGCCGAAGGATGCGGTGGAGGAACCCACCAAGGCCCTGATCTTCGACTCCTATTACGACCCCTACCGGGGTGTGATCGTCTACTTCCGCGTGATGAGCGGCCGGATCAATTGCAAAGACAAAGTGCTGTTGATGGCCAGCAAGAAGACCTACGAGCTTGATGAGATCGGGATCATGGCGCCGGATCAGAAGAAAGTGGATGAGCTCCACGCTGGTGAGGTGGGCTATTTGGCGGCCTCTATCAAGGCCGTGGCTGATGCCCGTGTTGGCGACACGATCACCCTGGTGAATGCGCCGGCTGATGAGGCCCTCCCTGGTTACACCGAGGCCAAGCCGATGGTGTTCTGTGGCTTGTTCCCCACAGAGGCCGATCAGTACCCGGATCTGCGCGATGCCCTCGACAAGCTGCAGCTCTCAGATGCGGCGTTGAAGTACGAACCGGAAACCAGCAGCGCCATGGGCTTCGGCTTCCGCTGCGGCTTCCTCGGCCTGCTGCACATGGAGATCGTGCAGGAGCGGCTCGAACGCGAGTACGACCTTGATCTGATCGTCACCGCGCCATCGGTGATCTACAAGGTGAACATGATCGATGGCTCAGAGGTGATGGTGGACAATCCCGCCACACTTCCCGATCCGCAGAAGCGCGAGTCGATCGAAGAGCCCTACGTGCGCATGGAGATCTATGCGCCGAACGAGTACAACGGCGCCTTGATGGGCCTCTGCCAAGAACGGCGCGGCGATTACGTCGACATGAAGTACATCACCACCGATCGGGTGACGTTGATCTACGAATTGCCGCTGGCTGAGGTGGTGACCGACTTCTTCGATCAGATGAAGACGCGCACCCAGGGCTATGCCTCGATGGAGTACAGCCTGATCGGCTACCGCAAGAACCAGCTGGTGCGCCTTGATGTGCTGATCAACGGCGAGCGGGCCGATGCCCTCACCACGATCGTCCATCAAGACAAGGCCTACAACGTGGGCAAGGCGTTGGTGGAGAAACTCAAGGAACTGATTCCTCGCCAGCAGTTCAAGATCCCCATTCAGGCCTCGATTGGTAGTCGAATCATTGCCTCCACCAG